From the genome of Bos indicus x Bos taurus breed Angus x Brahman F1 hybrid chromosome 14, Bos_hybrid_MaternalHap_v2.0, whole genome shotgun sequence, one region includes:
- the LOC113904014 gene encoding uncharacterized protein LOC113904014: MTREREREREERRGGQRECDRREGRGREPGERKGGRGGGKGVRAEGRGEARGRKAREEARSLSRLSAARGAQTPPFRAAQLSLCRGRWRGAGGKEGRSGAVGRGGYSISGRRIGCIQSQSGCKLGPWPGRVGCKGSAAGGWGVDRKRRGEGLERGHLLQLSPRQLGAFAQTTPASSSWQLLSTAPSHMEPPTPIHPSTLLSHASSVQRGTKKSQSLHKLRASS, from the exons ATGacgagggagagagagagagagagagaggagaggagaggggggcAAAGAGAGTGtgacaggagggaggggagggggaga GAACcgggagagagaaaagggggaaGGGGGGGCGGGAAGGGAGTGCGAGCCGAGGGGAGAGGGGAAGCGAGGGGGCGGAAGGCGCGCGAGGAGGCGCGCTCGCTCTCCCGGCTCTCGGCGGCTCGCGGGGCACAGACGCCGCCGTTCCGGGCCGCGCAGCTCTCGCTCTGCCGCGGGAGGTGGCGAGGCgcgggagggaaggaggggcgctccggggctgtggggagggggggCTATTCCATCAGCGGACGGAGGATTGGCTGCATCCAAAGCCAGTCCGGATGCAAACTAGGGCCCTGGCCTGGTCGCGTGGGGTGCAAAGGGAGCGcggcggggggttggggggtggataGAAAGCGGCGTGGGGAGGGCTTGGAGAGGGGCCACCTTCTGCAGTTGTCACCGCGGCAGCTCGGGGCTTTTGCCCAGACCACCCCCGCCTCCTCTTCCTGGCAACTTCTTTCAACAGCCCCCTCTCATatggagccccccacccccatccacccCTCAACTCTCCTCTCTCACGCCTCGTCTGTCCAGCGGGGCACAAAGAAATCTCAGTCTCTCCATAAACTTCGTGCTTCCAGTTAA